The DNA window TGCTTTTTTAGCAAGGTCTTCTGCTTTTTTCCAATAGGGAATTGCTTCTTTGTAAAACCCTTCCGCTACTTTGAAAGATTTTTTTAGATCATAGGCGTAGTCTAGATTTTGAAAGTATACATGTCGTTTGTCATAGAGAGAGGCTATTCGCATATAGGCGCGCATGATTTGTAAGTTCATGTGCATACTCACGAGTAGCCTGTATTTATGATATTCCTTTTCGTTCTTCACTTTGCATAGAGCATTGTTTGGTTGACGAAACCGGCTTTCTAAACCAATTTTTAAAAAGTAAATATCTTTTCTTAAATCATCTTCACCGTAGTGGAGTTTGAGACCATAGAGTTCGTAGTAATCTTCTAAAAATCTTGGATTCCATTTGTGTAGTTTGTAAGGAACCCATTCGGAGAATTTTGTTTTTACTCCGTTCATTTCGTAATCGTAGTTGTAGTTTAGATCTACTTCAGCGGCTAAGCTAGAGTAGGCTAGAAGGAGTAAGGCTATATAAATTTTTTTAGGAATTAATTTCATGGATGTATTTTCCGAGAATCGAGAATTAGCGAAACACTATTTAGATTGTCGGAAAAGAAAACTTCATTCCATAGATGGTTTTCTTCTATCTATGGCAGGCTTTTTACTTTGTATAAGATGACCTTTGCTCATCTCCGGTCTAGCTACGCTTATTTCTTCGGTAATTGTCCGGACTAAATTGCCCTTACTACCCGACCTAGACCGAAGCTACAAGCGTAGCTGAACCGGTGATGAGTTATAGGATACTTATATTCACCTAAACTCCGCTTCTGCTTCGAAGCGAGTGAATCGTTCTGGAAAAGGAAGAGTAAATTCGATTGTCTTACGCTTGAATGGATGTTTGAACTTGATGGACTGCGAAAAAAGTAAAAGTCCATACTGGGAGAATTCATTTCCTGTTCTCGAATACAGCATATCGCCCACAACCGGACAGCCCATATTTTGAAAGTGAACACGAATTTGGTGAGTGCGTCCTGTTTCGATTTTGATTTCGGCTAGGGAAAAGTTTCGGCTCTTGCGAGAAGAAATGGATTTCATAATCTTGTAGGTCGTAATTGCTTTACGTCCATCTTTACGCACGCACATTTTGAGTCGCTCTGTAGGATGACGTCCAAGGGGTAATTCTATTCTACCTTCCGGAAGTTGCGGAGTTTGCACAAGCCACGCATAATAGGTCTTTTCCACTTCTCGTTTTTGAAACATGCTAGAAAGCTTTATATGAGCTTTGTCTGTCTTTGCAATAATCATTAAACCCGAAGTGGGCTTATCTAATCTATGCACGATTCCGGGACGAATTTCCCCACCTATTTGGGAAAGGTTTTTGAAATAGTAGAGAAGTCCATTTACGAGACTAGGAGAATCGTCACCGGGTCCGCCATGCGAGGCTATGCCTGCTGGTTTATTGATGATTACAAATTCCTCTTCTTCATAGATTATCTCGATTGGCATTTCGACCGGTTCTAGATTAAGCTTTGGCTTTGGGGGAATTGTGATTTCAAATACTTCCCCTGATTTTACCCTAAAATTGGGTTTTAGCTTGTATTTTGGGTTCGAGACACAAAGAATATGTCCGTTTTTAATCCATTTTTGGATAGATGTTCGAGAAATATCGTCTCCTGTGGATTGCGCGAGGAATTGGTCTAGGCGGAAGTCGTTTTGGTCTTCCTGAACGTTAATTGTTATTATCATGAAATTTCGTTTAAGGTATTAAAAATGGTTTTAAAATAAAATATATATTTCTACTGTGGTAATATTCAAAATTCATTATTAGAAAGGAAGCATTTATTTATGAATAGACAATTTATTAAAACTGCCCTCGTGATCGGGATTGTATCTACTTCGTTAGCATTTTGTAGTTCTAACGACAAGAAAGCCGCTCCAGATCCAAAAGATACTAAACCTGTGGAAGATACAAAGCCTACTGATAGTTCTGCCGCAGAGCCAAAAGATGTTAAGCCTGTTGATGATGCAAAGGATGCAAAAGATTCCACCGTTGCTAAACGTGACCTAGCGAATCCTGGTGAAGAGTTATTTGCTCAATTGAATGAGTCTTTAAAATCTGCTCGTTATCCTGACGGTAAAGCTATTGAAGGATTTGCTTACAAAAAATGGGAAATTCCTAACAAGAAAGATTTTATTAAGTGGATAAAAGATTCTGGAGCCGTATTGAAGAAAGGTCTGGATGATCTTCCTGCAATTTATACCTTAGAAATTGCTGGGCACACAGATACTGTTGGTCCTGAAACTCCGGAAGGGGCAAAAAAAGGAAATATGTTCTACTCTGAGCAAAGAGCAAAAGAAGTTAAACAAGCTCTTGTTAAGTTAGGATTCCCTGAAAAGAGAATCGCAACCAAAGCAATGGGTTCTTCTAATCCAATTCCTGGCATTCCAGGAGAAAGTGCTCAAAACAGACGTGTTACATTCCAATTCCTTGTAACAGAAGCTCCTGCAACTGATTCTACTGACAGCGCTCCAAAGACAGACGTTAAAGACGAATCCAAATAATTTAAAGTAATTGCATTTCGACTTACGCTCCCTTCGACTTCGCTCAGGGAGCGGTGATATTTGACTCTGATCAAGAATTATCCCTGTCATTTCGAACTGCCTTACCGTGAGAAATCTATCTGCCTTAATGCAATAGTTCTAAGAGAGATAGACCTCTCACGAAGAAGCATGTTCGAGGTGACTGTAAGGTTTTTTTACCCATGAAAGTTTATGAATACAAAGGTTGCTCTACTTGTAAAAACGCTCTTAAGTTTCTAGATGCAAAAAAAATTCCCTACACCAAAATTCCAATTCGAGAAAACCCACCAACACTTACTGAGCTGAAGAAAGCTTTGAAGTTTCTGAATGGTGATACTAAAAAACTATTTAATACTTCCGGTCAAGACTACAAAGCTCTCAATCTAAAAGATAAATTACCTGCGATGAATGAAGAAGACAAATTGAAGCTATTGAATTCAAATGGAAACTTAGTCAAAAGACCGTTTGTTATTTCTCCGGACTTCGTTTTAGTTGGTTTTAAAGAAGAAGACTGGAAGAACGTATTTTAGATTCGGTCGAAGCCTTTTCCTTCTCTGAGCACTTCCATTTCATCAGTAGTAAAATCGAGAATGGTAGACATTTCTACTTTTGCAATTCCCCCATCGATGATCGCTTCTACTTGATTTCCGAATAAATCTTCTAGATCATTAATATCAGTGAGATAAGCATCTCCTGAAAAAACGGAAGTGCAAGTCAATGTGCCATCATGCACTTTCAGTAATTCTTGTATAAAAATGCTTTCCGGGATTCGAATACCGATTGTTTTTACTTTTGTATTTGCAACTGTCCAGCGTGGTATATTTCGATTAGCCTTTAGAATAAATGTAAACGGTCCGGGTGTAATTCGTTTCATCAATTTGAATGCATCGTTTGGTAGAAATTCTACATACTCTGAAACAGTTGATATATCGGGGCAGAGAATCGAAAGAGGTTTGTGCTTATCTGAATGTTTTAGCTCGTGTAACTTTTCAATTCCTTTCTTTGATTTGGAGTCCGCGATGATTGCGTATACCGTATCCGTTGGAAAAATATAAACGGCACCATTTTTAAGATTTTCTGAAATGGCTTTTAGTGCACGAATTTCTGGATTTTTAGGATGAAGGTTAAGTATCATAGCGTTCGACGTATCGGAAAACAGTCTAATTTGATTTTTTAGATTCGGGTTCTAAGTTTAAGGGGTTACACACTGTATTGCGCCCTTTATAGCTCTCTAGCATTTTATTGTAATCTATGACTCCATCGTCATTGAATAAATCTCTACGGATATAATGCTCTCCATTTTCGTAATAATTGCCAATACTATCACAATCATTGATGTCAATATTGGCATGGCTTTTTTCTCTTTCCACAATTGGCTTGGAAAAATACCAAGCCAAGTATGAGGTAAATGGCAAATGCTTTCATTTTATTTTTTTGCTGGCTCTGTTGTCGGTGTTGGAGTAGTCTTTGCATCTTTTGATTCTTTTGCGTCTTTAGAATCCTTTGCATCTTTCTTAGGCTCAGGATTTGGTTTATCCAATTCCTTATTTGTATTTAATTCGCCATATTTATTTGTGAGCCCCTTTTTAATTTGTTCTCTTTCTTTCTCTCTTTCTTTTTCTCTTGCAACAAATACAAGTCCGAGTGAATCATCGTATTCTTTTAAATATTCTTTTGGAATATAGTCATCATCTAATAAAAGATTCTTGCTAACTCGTTCTGGTAGTTTAAGATTTTTATTTTTATGTTTATTGATAGTGTAATAGATTTTGAACAGACTTTGAAGTGCATTTTTTTGTTCATATAATGCATCTATATGATTGGATTTCGCAGTCAAGACTTGTGAAGATGTAGAAAATTCATTCGCTATCACAAGTTGCTTTTCTAATACCGGATAAATATTATCATCCGTATCAGAGTTTACTTTTAAATCCACTAGTTGAAAGGAAGCTTCCGCGTAGAGCTTATTGTAAGTATCCGCATACTTCTTTGAAAAAGCTTGTGCCTCTGTATTTAAATCAATATAGTTCTGTTCAAAAATTCTTCTAGAAGAGATATAATTCTTTTCTTGGAATTTGATACTTGCGTCTACATAGTTTTTCATGATAACGCCGAATTTAGGCTCTGCATCAAAATTCAAAAAAGAGCTTTTCATTTTTTTTAAGTGCTTTAAATTATTTCTTTTATAATCCGCTGAAACAATTTGTGGATCTACAGTCACTGTGCCTGTTTCCATCTTGAGAGGTTTTCCTTCCTCTTTTTTTTCAGTAGGAGTCTTTGCTGCTTCCGGTGCACTCGGTGCATTCTTTACTTCTTTAACGCTTACTTGACCAAAAAGAGAAAGCGTAAAGCAAAATAGAAAAGGAATCAAACTGAGTTTACTACATGTCGTGGGGGAATTGGATTTAATAAATGTAAAGAAAGAAGTATGCGTTTTCATAGTATACTTATTATCGACATTTTTACACTTTACGTAAGAGTGGGTGTATGTTAATTTTAAAGTCTGCCTCTCCTAGAAGACAGCAAATCCTAAAAGACCTAAAACTAAAATTTCTAGCTGAGCCTTCTCATATAAACGAAGATGCAAGAATAAAAGAGTCTCCCCTTTCCTATCTACAAAGAGTAACAATTGCTAAATTGGAGCTAGAAAAAGCAAAATCAGGGAAAGTTTATATTTCCTCCGATACAATTGTTGTCTTGGAAAATCAAATTCTTGGAAAGCCAGTAAATTTTACCGAGGGTATGGAAATTCTCGCGCGACTGTCGGGAAAAGCTCATACTGTTTATTCAGGAATTGGAATTGCTAAGAAAGGCGAGGTTTTTTATGACTACGATGAAACAACAGTTGAGTTTAAGCCTTGGGGAAAAGAAGAAATTGCTGTTTATTTGAATGAATGCAAACCCTACGACAAAGCAGGATCATATGGAATTCAGGATGAAAAAAGCCCAGTTCTACGCTTTACTGGATCGTATTCGAATGTGCTGGGCTTTCCGTTAAGAAAGTTCTACCAACACTATTCAATTTG is part of the Leptospiraceae bacterium genome and encodes:
- a CDS encoding arsenate reductase family protein, with translation MKVYEYKGCSTCKNALKFLDAKKIPYTKIPIRENPPTLTELKKALKFLNGDTKKLFNTSGQDYKALNLKDKLPAMNEEDKLKLLNSNGNLVKRPFVISPDFVLVGFKEEDWKNVF
- the maf gene encoding septum formation protein Maf; its protein translation is MLILKSASPRRQQILKDLKLKFLAEPSHINEDARIKESPLSYLQRVTIAKLELEKAKSGKVYISSDTIVVLENQILGKPVNFTEGMEILARLSGKAHTVYSGIGIAKKGEVFYDYDETTVEFKPWGKEEIAVYLNECKPYDKAGSYGIQDEKSPVLRFTGSYSNVLGFPLRKFYQHYSIWKEFLSQ
- a CDS encoding threonylcarbamoyl-AMP synthase, whose product is MILNLHPKNPEIRALKAISENLKNGAVYIFPTDTVYAIIADSKSKKGIEKLHELKHSDKHKPLSILCPDISTVSEYVEFLPNDAFKLMKRITPGPFTFILKANRNIPRWTVANTKVKTIGIRIPESIFIQELLKVHDGTLTCTSVFSGDAYLTDINDLEDLFGNQVEAIIDGGIAKVEMSTILDFTTDEMEVLREGKGFDRI
- a CDS encoding OmpA family protein; the protein is MNRQFIKTALVIGIVSTSLAFCSSNDKKAAPDPKDTKPVEDTKPTDSSAAEPKDVKPVDDAKDAKDSTVAKRDLANPGEELFAQLNESLKSARYPDGKAIEGFAYKKWEIPNKKDFIKWIKDSGAVLKKGLDDLPAIYTLEIAGHTDTVGPETPEGAKKGNMFYSEQRAKEVKQALVKLGFPEKRIATKAMGSSNPIPGIPGESAQNRRVTFQFLVTEAPATDSTDSAPKTDVKDESK
- a CDS encoding RluA family pseudouridine synthase, whose protein sequence is MIITINVQEDQNDFRLDQFLAQSTGDDISRTSIQKWIKNGHILCVSNPKYKLKPNFRVKSGEVFEITIPPKPKLNLEPVEMPIEIIYEEEEFVIINKPAGIASHGGPGDDSPSLVNGLLYYFKNLSQIGGEIRPGIVHRLDKPTSGLMIIAKTDKAHIKLSSMFQKREVEKTYYAWLVQTPQLPEGRIELPLGRHPTERLKMCVRKDGRKAITTYKIMKSISSRKSRNFSLAEIKIETGRTHQIRVHFQNMGCPVVGDMLYSRTGNEFSQYGLLLFSQSIKFKHPFKRKTIEFTLPFPERFTRFEAEAEFR